In Calditrichota bacterium, the sequence CTAATAAAGGAGATTTGTTCTCCGCAGAATCCTTCGGGCATACCGGTTATACCGGAACATCTGTGGTGATTGATCCCCCCACGCAAACCGTGGTCATCTTGCTTACGAACCGTGTGCACCCGAAAGACAGGGGAAGCGTCGTCCAGTTGAGAAGCCTGGTTTCCAATGTCGTGGCCGGATCGATTGTAGCTGAATAATTTGGAAGGAACCGAATGTGCCCGGGACCGAAAAGGCCCGGGCTCGATAATAATCCCCATTTAAGAGTCGATGTCAAACGAAGCGGCGATATCCTTGTGACCGGTTACCGGCGAGCCGTCAGCAAAAAACTCTTTCTTTAAAATGTGTTTCGGCGTAGAAATCCCACCCTGAAAGCAGTTTTTTACCACAAAACGAAAAATTTATGTGTTTTTTCCGTTTAAATGAGTTAATTTATAATTGAAACTCCGGAAGAGGGCTAAAAAAACACGATGTTCTTTTGCTTTCAATACGCTTCGTTGTAACGGAGAAGAAAACTGGTTTTGGGAGACTAAAGGGAGGAGACAGAAGAAAATGTCTGACGAAAGACTGCGAAAATCAATAAAAAACCTTCGTGCGGAAATTGATCGGATTGATGCGGGAAATGCCGTCACCAGAGATAAAATGGAACACCTGCTGGGTGAACTGGAAGATCAACTCGATCATCCAGAGGATTCAGAAAAATTTCACAAGTTGGCGGACCGGGTGGAAGCTTTGATTGCCGAATATGAAGCCAAACATCCACGCCTCTCGGCGGCTTTGGAGGAAATTTTGGTTACACTCAGCAACATGGGCATTTAAGCAAGGAAAACAAGAGACATGGAATCTGCAAGATTTCGGTCCATGAGTTACTTGGGCATTATCCTGTGTTTGCTCCTTTTGCAATCGGAGGGGAGGGCAAACGAGAAAAAGATAAGCCGTTTTCTGCCTCTTCAGGAAGAAATTCTCCCATGGCAAAAGGACGGCTCTTTTCAAACCTACGACGCGGCCCATTTGCAGGATTATCTGGACGGCGGAGCAGACATCTACCTTGAATATGGGTTTTCGTCTGTGGGGGTTCAGGCCTACACGAACAAAAAGGGTGAACTCCAGGTAGAAATCTTCCGGATGACTTCGCCGGAAGCGGCATTGGGGATTTTTTCCTTCAGGCGCCATTACCCGCCGGATTCGACACTGGAGATTCCGAATGAGGTTTCAAAATACGATATTCTTTTTCAGAAGGGACGCTTTTTTGTGGCCATCACGAATATGGACGGAAGTCCTGAAACCGCCCGGGCGCTGAGGAAATTTGCCGTGTCGATTCTGAAAAAAATCCCTGCGGAAGCCCCGGGAGCCGATCCCTTTTCTGCCCTTCCTGCAAAGGGGTTGCAGCCGGTTTCCGAAATGCTGATTGCCGGGCCGCTTTCGATGCGGGTTCGATGGCCGCTGGGGAGACTGCACTGCTTTCACTTTGAACGGGGCACGACGGGCGTAACCGCAAGGTACAAAGCCAAAAACATTCGTTTCGAACTGTTTGTGATTCACCCCGGTAAAAGAGCCGGATTTTACCAACTGGTGGAATGTTTCGGAAATATTTTCAATGCCACCATGATTGTGAAATCAAATAAAAAAATAGTATTGGCCATGATGAATTCCAAAAAGACAATTTTTCTAAAAAAGGGAAAGGATGTCTGGATTATCCCCAATCTTTTTGACGACAGACCTGTATTGAATTTCCTGGGTAACAACTGAGCATCGGGCGTCCTGCCCGAAATCACGTTTCTTTCTGATGAAACTATCCATTCATTCCTTTCCTTTTGCGTGGAAGAAGGGTTACTTATTGAAGTCCGGCCAAAAAGCGAGGAAGGAGGTGCGTCATGAAACGAATTGCGCACGATGTTCCTCTGGAGCACCTGGTTTCAAAACAAATTGGTCTTTGGGAGGTGCGTCGGAGAATCCAGGAAAAATACGGCAAGGAAGCGGAAACAGGCGAACCCTGGCAAAAGGCTTACATTACCATTTCCCGTGAGGTTGGGAGTAAAGGCAACGAAATTGCACAAAAGCTGGCCGAGATTCTGGGATGGCAGGTTTTCGATAAGGAGATTGTGGATTACATTGCAGCCACTTCCCACATTCGCAAGAGTGTGATTGAGTCTTTTGACGAAAAGAAACAGCATGAAATCAAAACTTGGGTACAAACCATTATTGATTCCGATGCCCTGAATCCCGATCACTATTTGAATCACCTTATGAACGTGCTTTTTGTAATTGCTGAACACGGACAGGCCATTATTTTGGGCCGGGGGGCCAATTTTATTTTGGATCCAAAGAAGGGCCTTCGGGTGAAAATTGCAGCTCCCTACGAGATGCGATTGGTGCAGATCATGCACGAACGGGGATTTTCAAGGAAGGAAGCCCGCCGCTACATTGAAGAAAAGGATAATCAGAGGCTGGCCTACATTCGCCAGCATTTTCACAAGGATGCGGATAATCCCCTATTTTACGATTTGGTATTAAATACGGAATTTATGTCGATTTCTTCTGTTGCCGAAACAATTGTTACTGCGTTGAAATCGAAATTGAATCGGATTGAATCGGATTGAATTTTAGCCGCCAAAGTACGAATACATTTGAAATGAGGGCTTTTAAAATGGCAGAAACGGTGCGAATTGCTCAGGCACAACTCAATACAATCGTTGGCGATCTTTCCGGAAATCGGGACAAAATTCTGGAATGGATAAAAAAGGCTGAGGCGGCGGATGCGGATATTGTTATTTTCCCGGAATTGGCGCTTACGGGCTATCCTCCGGAAGATTTACTTTTGCGCCCAAAATTCATTGAGGATAATCTCCGGGTTTTTTATGAGATTGCGTCCCGGGTCGGTTCTATTACAACCGTCGTAGGGTTTGCCGATCGGGAAGACGGGCAGGTTTTTAATGCAGCAGGTATTTTGCACCGGGGGAAGGTGGAAGCGATTTACCACAAAATTCAGCTTCCAAACTACGGCGTCTTCGATGAAAAGCGCTATTTTCAACCGGGTCGGAATGTGCTTGTATTTGAAAGAAATGATGTGATGTTTGGCATGAGCATCTGTGAAGACATCTGGATCCCGGAAGGCGTTACGGAAACGCAGGCCTTTCCCGGAGATGCGGAGATTATTCTGAATATCTCCGCCTCCCCGTATCATGTGGGAAAAGGAAATGAGCGAAAGGAAATGCTCAAGCACCGGGCCATCGATACCTATTCCTACATTGTATACACCAATCTGATTGGGGGGCAGGACGAATTGATCTTCGACGGAATGAGTGTGGTGTTTTCAGATGAAGGCAAAATTCTGGCGCAGGGAAAACAGTTTGAAGAAGATTTGATCGTAACGGATCTGGATGTGGGGCAGCTCCGGCGCCGGAGGCACGAAGACCCGCTTTTTATGCACAAGAAGTTCAAAACACAGGCCTTTTTCCCGATTGAACTGGTCCGGCTGCCGGAGATTTCCGAGCATCCCCGGAACCCTCTTCCCCGGCGAAATATTCGGTCAGTCAGGAAGATGGAGGAAATCTATCAGGCGCTGACGCTTGGAACCCGTGATTATGTTCGAAAAAACGGATTTAAAAAAGTGGTCATCGGGCTGAGCGGGGGCATTGACTCCTCGCTGGTGGCCACCCTTGCCGTGGATGCCCTGGGCCCGGAAAACGTGATTGGCGTGGGCATGCCCTCCATTTATTCCTCAAAATCCAGCATCACGGACGCGGAACAACTGGCTCAAAATTTGGGGATCCGCTTCATGATCATTCCGATAAAATCCATCTTTGATACCTATCTTGACACCCTGAAAGAGGTGTTTAAAGACAGCCGTCCCGACATTACAGAGGAAAACATTCAGGCGCGCATTCGCGGGAACCTGTTGATGGCACTTTCCAATAAATTCGGCTGGCTGGTTCTCACGACCGGCAATAAAAGTGAAACCAGTGTGGGGTACAGCACGCTTTACGGAGATACCGCCGGGGGATTTGCCGTGATCAAGGACGTTCCTAAGCTGCTGGTGTACGAGCTGTCGAAATATCGAAATCGGAAGGCAGGACGTTTGCTGATTCCGAAAAATGTTTTGGTAAAGCCTCCTTCGGCAGAGCTCCGGCCCAACCAAAAGGACGAAGACAGCCTGCCTCCTTACAGCATTTTGGATCCGATTTTGGAGATGTTTGTGGAACAGGAAATGAGTCCCTCTGAGATTGTGGCAAAGGGGTATCCGAAGGAAGTTGTTTTTCGTATTGTCCAGATGGTTGATCGCAACGAGTACAAACGCCGCCAGAGTCCGCCGGGGATCAAAATTACGCCGCGGGCTTTTGGCAAGGACCGCCGCATGCCGATTACCAACCGGTACCGGTTTTAATCATCATAAAAGAGTCCCCGGCACCTTTGAAGGTGCCCCGGACTTCTCATGGGGAAGGTGGCTACGACACAAGGAACTCCTTTACAATTTTCAGGAATTCCGTCGGTGCCTCGGCGTGAAGCCAGTGCCCCGCGTGGGGAATGGTGCGAATTTCGGCCAGTGGAAAATGCCGCCGAATGTGTGGAAAATCGTCCTCCCGGATGTAGGGAGAACGCTCACCCCGAATGAAAAGAACCGGTTTTTCGAACCGCAGGGAATCGGGCAAAGGAAGAAGCAGATTCTCGTAATTCTGCAGAATAACCGGCAAATTGATTCGCCACGTAAATCCGCCTTCTCGTTTTCTGGACAGATTTTTCAGCAGGAACTGCCGAACGGCAGGGTCTGAAATCTTTTGTGCCAGGAGCGCGTCGGCCTCTTTGCGCGAGGTAATTTGGCTGATGGGAAACTCACGCAAGGCGTCCAGAATTTCGTCGTGTCCACCGGAGTAGCGTTTCACACCCATATCGGCAGAAATCAGTTTTTTTACCCGTTCCGGGTGTTGGCCTGCAACCCACATGGCGACCTTTCCGCCCATGGAATGCCCAAGCAAAACGGCGGAAGGGATTTTCTGGTCGTCCATGAATTCCAGCACATCCGCCGCCATGGCCTCGTAAGTAAAAACCTCGCTGTGCGGAGAGTGCCCGTGATTCCGCAGGTCCAGTGTGAAAACCGTGCCCGTCTCTGACAGCTTTTGAGCGAGGGTGTGCCAGTTATCCAGCGAGCCTAACAGTCCGTGTAAAATGAGCAGGGGTGTTCCCCCCCGGCCGTATTTTTTAAAATGCAGTTTCATGGTCTGTGTATTTTATTCAAATGCAGTAGAGATTGTTTTAAAAGCCCCGCGCGGTTCGAGGCGTGAAGCCTGCGTCTGTACGTTACTCTGCATGCAGATTCACA encodes:
- a CDS encoding DUF4404 family protein — encoded protein: MSDERLRKSIKNLRAEIDRIDAGNAVTRDKMEHLLGELEDQLDHPEDSEKFHKLADRVEALIAEYEAKHPRLSAALEEILVTLSNMGI
- a CDS encoding alpha/beta fold hydrolase; this translates as MKLHFKKYGRGGTPLLILHGLLGSLDNWHTLAQKLSETGTVFTLDLRNHGHSPHSEVFTYEAMAADVLEFMDDQKIPSAVLLGHSMGGKVAMWVAGQHPERVKKLISADMGVKRYSGGHDEILDALREFPISQITSRKEADALLAQKISDPAVRQFLLKNLSRKREGGFTWRINLPVILQNYENLLLPLPDSLRFEKPVLFIRGERSPYIREDDFPHIRRHFPLAEIRTIPHAGHWLHAEAPTEFLKIVKEFLVS
- a CDS encoding cytidylate kinase-like family protein; translated protein: MKRIAHDVPLEHLVSKQIGLWEVRRRIQEKYGKEAETGEPWQKAYITISREVGSKGNEIAQKLAEILGWQVFDKEIVDYIAATSHIRKSVIESFDEKKQHEIKTWVQTIIDSDALNPDHYLNHLMNVLFVIAEHGQAIILGRGANFILDPKKGLRVKIAAPYEMRLVQIMHERGFSRKEARRYIEEKDNQRLAYIRQHFHKDADNPLFYDLVLNTEFMSISSVAETIVTALKSKLNRIESD
- a CDS encoding NAD+ synthase: MAETVRIAQAQLNTIVGDLSGNRDKILEWIKKAEAADADIVIFPELALTGYPPEDLLLRPKFIEDNLRVFYEIASRVGSITTVVGFADREDGQVFNAAGILHRGKVEAIYHKIQLPNYGVFDEKRYFQPGRNVLVFERNDVMFGMSICEDIWIPEGVTETQAFPGDAEIILNISASPYHVGKGNERKEMLKHRAIDTYSYIVYTNLIGGQDELIFDGMSVVFSDEGKILAQGKQFEEDLIVTDLDVGQLRRRRHEDPLFMHKKFKTQAFFPIELVRLPEISEHPRNPLPRRNIRSVRKMEEIYQALTLGTRDYVRKNGFKKVVIGLSGGIDSSLVATLAVDALGPENVIGVGMPSIYSSKSSITDAEQLAQNLGIRFMIIPIKSIFDTYLDTLKEVFKDSRPDITEENIQARIRGNLLMALSNKFGWLVLTTGNKSETSVGYSTLYGDTAGGFAVIKDVPKLLVYELSKYRNRKAGRLLIPKNVLVKPPSAELRPNQKDEDSLPPYSILDPILEMFVEQEMSPSEIVAKGYPKEVVFRIVQMVDRNEYKRRQSPPGIKITPRAFGKDRRMPITNRYRF